Proteins encoded by one window of Ignavibacteriota bacterium:
- the hemC gene encoding hydroxymethylbilane synthase, translated as MEKQKLILGTRGSELALWQAKFVKGELEKNNKNLQVEIKVINTKGDKILDVALSKIGDKGLFTKELEIKLLNNEIDIAVHSLKDLQTEIPKGLKLAAVTKRHNVEDVLISKKKKETIFSLKENATVATGSLRRRSQLKHLRPDINVVELRGNVPTRIKKFTENNWDAIILARAGVERLKLQKYISSIIPIDQILPAVGQGALGIEINSKNIFAEKIVKSIHDENTYCAVIAERALLKKLEGGCQVPIGAFAEVKSNGLYLEGLVASLDGSISFKGKIKGKKSDAEKLGVNLANELLKSGAKKILKEINEIR; from the coding sequence TTGGAAAAACAGAAATTGATTCTTGGTACGCGCGGAAGCGAATTGGCATTGTGGCAAGCTAAATTTGTTAAAGGTGAATTAGAGAAAAATAATAAAAATCTTCAAGTTGAGATAAAAGTAATTAACACCAAAGGTGATAAAATTCTTGACGTTGCGCTTTCTAAAATCGGTGATAAAGGATTGTTCACAAAAGAACTGGAAATTAAATTACTAAATAATGAAATTGATATTGCTGTACATAGTCTTAAAGATTTGCAGACTGAAATTCCAAAAGGATTAAAACTTGCCGCGGTTACCAAAAGACATAATGTTGAAGATGTATTAATCTCAAAAAAGAAAAAAGAAACTATATTTTCATTGAAGGAAAATGCTACTGTAGCGACCGGCTCATTAAGAAGAAGAAGTCAGCTAAAACATTTAAGACCGGATATAAATGTAGTTGAATTACGCGGGAATGTTCCAACAAGAATTAAAAAATTCACTGAAAATAATTGGGACGCAATTATTTTAGCGAGAGCCGGAGTTGAACGGCTTAAACTGCAAAAATATATTTCTTCAATTATTCCAATTGACCAAATTTTACCCGCGGTTGGACAAGGCGCGCTTGGAATTGAAATTAATTCAAAAAATATATTTGCCGAAAAAATCGTTAAGTCAATTCATGATGAAAATACTTATTGTGCCGTAATTGCCGAAAGAGCATTGCTTAAAAAATTAGAAGGCGGCTGTCAAGTTCCAATAGGAGCATTCGCGGAAGTAAAAAGCAACGGTCTTTATTTGGAAGGTTTGGTCGCGTCTTTGGATGGATCAATTTCATTCAAAGGAAAAATAAAGGGGAAAAAATCGGATGCGGAAAAACTTGGAGTTAATTTGGCAAATGAGCTGTTAAAATCCGGCGCGAAAAAAATATTAAAAGAAATTAATGAAATTAGATAA
- the hemH gene encoding ferrochelatase: MKIAVVLFNLGGPDSLDAVEPFLFNLFSDKDIFKLPFGQKLFAKIISSKRAPKVQKEYELIGGKSPINEWTEIQRKMLELKLRNDFKDISVFTAMRYWNPITADVAKKIKEQNFDKIILLPLYPHYSISTTGSSFNEWDRCFSPVKEKVFRVKNYQTNPFYISAINERIDQTILRFPENVRNNIQLVFSAHGTPISMVKSGDPYSHHIKETIEKVMEGRNYSHKHHICFQSKVGPVKWLTPATDAMIEELAADKKNNLLIIPISFVSDHVETSFELNIEYRHVADKVGIKNYIVMEGLNNSELFIDALKDEIIKILHTENS; this comes from the coding sequence ATGAAAATTGCTGTTGTACTTTTTAATTTAGGCGGACCGGATTCATTGGATGCTGTTGAGCCATTTTTATTTAATTTATTTTCGGATAAAGATATTTTCAAATTGCCTTTCGGACAAAAACTTTTCGCAAAAATAATTTCAAGTAAAAGAGCTCCAAAAGTTCAAAAGGAATATGAGCTAATCGGCGGTAAATCTCCAATAAATGAGTGGACAGAAATTCAAAGAAAAATGTTGGAACTAAAACTGCGAAATGATTTCAAAGATATTTCAGTATTTACCGCAATGCGTTACTGGAATCCCATAACGGCTGATGTCGCAAAAAAAATTAAAGAACAAAATTTCGATAAAATAATTTTACTTCCGCTTTATCCGCATTATTCTATATCAACAACCGGTTCATCATTTAATGAATGGGATAGATGTTTTAGTCCTGTTAAAGAAAAAGTTTTTCGCGTAAAAAATTATCAGACAAATCCATTTTATATTTCGGCAATAAATGAAAGAATTGACCAAACAATTTTAAGATTTCCGGAAAATGTCAGAAACAACATTCAATTGGTATTCAGCGCGCACGGAACTCCAATCAGTATGGTAAAAAGCGGTGATCCGTATTCACATCATATTAAAGAAACAATTGAAAAAGTTATGGAAGGAAGAAATTATTCACACAAACATCATATTTGTTTTCAAAGTAAAGTAGGTCCGGTAAAATGGCTTACTCCGGCAACAGACGCTATGATTGAAGAATTAGCCGCTGATAAGAAAAATAATTTATTAATTATTCCAATCAGTTTTGTTTCGGATCATGTAGAAACATCATTTGAATTGAATATTGAGTATCGTCATGTAGCCGATAAAGTTGGAATTAAAAACTACATAGTAATGGAAGGATTAAATAATTCCGAATTGTTTATTGACGCACTAAAAGATGAAATAATAAAAATTTTACATACTGAAAATTCATGA
- a CDS encoding glutamyl-tRNA reductase has translation MNLIGISINHRTSSIEQRESLHLSLDEQREFITKIKNDCLKEGFVVSTCNRTEIFGIPKTSHVNNNFLLNELLSFKNVNNISQENIETFEAENALRHIAQVASGLDSLIIGDSQILSQCKESFRLSVDENFSEATTRKIFDIAIRIGKRAIKETLISQGAVTVSYAAIQVIEKIFANLEKKEALIIGAGETSELAAIHLNSRNIGKITITNRTEEKAGKLAKKVSGSTVKFDEFKKHLHKFDIIISATSSKDYLVSYEDIKSAINLRKGTPIFIMDIAIPRDVDPKVRKIDNVFYNDIDSLNIIVEQNLQKRKHEIPKVHQIIDEEIENFYSWFNTLDIIPTIKSLRSFFESIEHDELNKIRNKVSDEDFLKLEEMTKRLVGRILHNPTIKLRELAENNEDLDKTNIHTSVLKFLFDLENKPLNGKKEN, from the coding sequence ATGAATTTAATTGGAATTTCTATAAATCATAGAACTTCTTCTATTGAACAAAGAGAATCGCTACATTTAAGTTTGGATGAACAACGAGAGTTCATCACTAAAATTAAAAACGATTGTTTAAAAGAAGGGTTTGTCGTTTCAACGTGTAATAGAACTGAGATATTTGGAATACCTAAAACATCTCATGTTAATAATAATTTTCTTTTAAATGAATTATTAAGTTTCAAAAACGTTAATAATATTTCACAAGAAAATATTGAAACATTTGAAGCCGAAAACGCACTTAGACATATTGCCCAAGTAGCGTCAGGACTCGATTCACTAATCATTGGCGATAGCCAGATTTTAAGTCAATGCAAAGAAAGTTTCCGTTTATCAGTCGATGAGAATTTTTCCGAAGCAACAACAAGAAAAATATTCGATATCGCGATTAGAATTGGCAAAAGAGCAATAAAGGAAACTCTCATTTCACAAGGCGCGGTTACCGTCAGTTATGCCGCGATTCAAGTAATTGAAAAAATATTTGCTAATCTTGAAAAGAAAGAAGCTCTAATTATTGGAGCCGGAGAAACAAGTGAATTAGCCGCAATTCATTTGAACAGCAGAAATATCGGAAAAATAACAATTACAAATAGAACAGAAGAAAAAGCCGGAAAATTGGCAAAAAAGGTTTCGGGTTCAACTGTTAAATTCGATGAGTTTAAAAAACATTTACACAAATTTGATATTATTATTAGCGCGACAAGCTCCAAAGATTATTTGGTTTCTTACGAAGATATTAAATCTGCCATTAATCTTCGTAAAGGAACTCCAATCTTTATAATGGATATAGCAATTCCAAGAGACGTTGATCCTAAAGTAAGAAAAATTGACAACGTATTTTATAATGATATCGATTCTTTAAATATTATCGTAGAGCAAAATCTCCAAAAAAGAAAACACGAAATTCCGAAAGTACACCAAATTATAGATGAGGAAATAGAAAACTTTTACAGTTGGTTCAATACATTGGATATTATTCCAACAATTAAATCACTTCGCTCGTTTTTTGAATCAATTGAACATGACGAATTAAATAAAATTAGAAACAAAGTTTCTGATGAAGATTTTCTTAAACTGGAAGAAATGACAAAGAGATTGGTTGGCAGAATACTTCATAATCCTACAATTAAATTAAGAGAACTTGCCGAAAACAATGAGGATCTTGATAAAACAAACATTCATACAAGTGTTTTAAAATTTTTATTCGATTTGGAAAATAAACCCTTAAACGGAAAAAAGGAAAATTAA
- the hemB gene encoding porphobilinogen synthase translates to MANYPEKRLRRLRYNPIVRDLIRETSLTKNDLIYPLFVAPGENIKKEISSMPNVYQQSIDNIVKECEELVALGVKAIILFGIPEHKDEVGSEAYSENGIIQKAIRAIKSKVKSILVITDVCLCEYTSHGHCGIIKGEEIVNDETVSLLVKEAVSHAQAGADMIAPSDMMDGRILEIRKGLDENGFQNIPIMSYAVKYASGYYGPFREAAESTPAFGDRKSHQMDVANTLEALREAESDILEGADIIMVKPAGAYLDIIKSVKDKFQMPTAAYQVSGEYSMIKAAGKLGWIDEERVMLESLIAIKRAGADIILTYFAKDVAKYLNKIN, encoded by the coding sequence ATGGCAAATTATCCGGAAAAAAGATTAAGAAGATTAAGATATAATCCAATTGTCAGAGATTTAATCCGTGAAACATCATTAACAAAAAATGACTTGATTTACCCGTTATTTGTCGCGCCCGGAGAAAATATCAAGAAAGAAATTTCTTCTATGCCGAATGTATATCAGCAGTCAATTGATAATATAGTAAAAGAATGTGAAGAATTGGTTGCATTAGGAGTTAAAGCAATAATCCTCTTCGGTATTCCTGAACATAAAGATGAAGTTGGTTCTGAGGCTTATTCCGAAAATGGAATTATTCAAAAAGCAATTCGAGCAATAAAATCAAAGGTAAAAAGTATTTTAGTGATAACAGATGTTTGCCTTTGCGAATATACTTCGCATGGTCATTGCGGAATAATAAAAGGTGAAGAAATTGTAAATGACGAAACAGTTTCACTTTTGGTTAAAGAAGCAGTTTCACACGCACAAGCCGGAGCTGATATGATCGCTCCTTCCGATATGATGGATGGTAGAATATTGGAAATACGCAAAGGCTTAGACGAAAACGGATTTCAAAATATTCCAATTATGAGCTATGCGGTTAAATATGCCTCCGGTTATTACGGACCATTTCGCGAAGCCGCTGAATCAACTCCCGCTTTCGGTGATAGAAAATCGCATCAAATGGATGTAGCAAATACTTTAGAAGCTCTTCGTGAAGCTGAAAGCGATATATTAGAAGGAGCAGATATAATTATGGTAAAACCTGCCGGCGCTTATTTGGATATTATTAAATCGGTTAAAGATAAATTCCAAATGCCAACTGCCGCGTATCAAGTAAGCGGCGAATACTCTATGATAAAAGCCGCGGGAAAACTTGGTTGGATTGATGAGGAGCGTGTTATGTTAGAATCGCTTATTGCAATTAAACGAGCCGGCGCCGATATTATTTTAACTTATTTTGCCAAAGATGTTGCCAAATATTTGAATAAAATTAATTAG
- a CDS encoding uroporphyrinogen-III synthase: MSLPLENIKIVITRSESQTRNDNEELEKLGARIYNFPTIKITKLDDYTETDEILIQINNFNYMIFTSSNSVKYFFERIVELKIQINLDKVKIIAIGKGTENSLKKINMPIYITASKFSAENLLKEISTLDIADKKILIPGSEIMRNELYDGLNKFGAISEKCSVYQNKIPDINKVNIDELINFNADLFIFTSPSTFVNFIDILEIEKPIDFFKEKKIAVIGPTTKQALMKKGIVPNIIPNNYDMKNLVEEIKNYYKNQRI, from the coding sequence TTGAGTTTACCATTAGAAAATATAAAGATTGTTATTACTCGTTCGGAGTCTCAAACACGTAATGATAATGAAGAATTGGAAAAACTTGGAGCAAGAATTTACAATTTCCCAACAATTAAAATTACTAAGCTTGATGACTATACTGAAACAGATGAAATACTAATTCAAATAAATAATTTTAATTATATGATTTTTACTTCTTCAAATTCTGTAAAATATTTTTTTGAAAGAATTGTCGAGTTAAAAATTCAAATAAATTTAGATAAAGTAAAAATAATTGCGATCGGAAAAGGAACTGAAAATTCGCTAAAAAAAATTAATATGCCAATATATATTACGGCATCTAAATTCAGCGCGGAAAATTTATTAAAAGAAATTTCAACTTTAGATATTGCGGATAAAAAAATTCTAATCCCCGGTTCTGAAATAATGAGAAATGAATTATACGACGGACTGAATAAATTTGGAGCAATTTCTGAAAAGTGTTCAGTTTATCAAAATAAAATTCCCGACATAAATAAAGTTAACATCGACGAACTGATAAACTTTAATGCTGATTTATTTATTTTTACAAGTCCTTCTACGTTTGTAAACTTTATAGATATTTTGGAAATTGAAAAACCAATTGATTTTTTCAAAGAGAAAAAAATTGCGGTAATTGGTCCAACAACAAAACAAGCATTAATGAAAAAAGGAATTGTTCCAAACATTATTCCCAATAATTATGATATGAAAAACTTAGTAGAAGAAATTAAAAATTACTACAAAAACCAAAGGATTTAA
- the hemG gene encoding protoporphyrinogen oxidase has protein sequence MKDKKVTILGAGISGLATAHWLEKDGYDVTILEQNSEAGGAMQTKVVDDFLIDFGPNSGLETTPKIREIVNEIGLANEMIYANEEGNIRYILKNNKLLALPTSPIKFLRTKLFSVQAKLRILKEPFIGKSQDGYYQSIAEFVERRLGKEFLDNAIDPFVSGVFAGDPTKLSVKSAFPKLYRLEEVYGGLIKGMFKGAKERKRSNEESKQSAKMFSFKYGMQSFPKAIAKNIKGRIFYNCIIENIVKNNNKVIVELEQNGIKGKITSDALISTIPSHRLVKISHMFDSELTKHLNEIYYPPVLVLFLGYEIKSITQKLDGFGFLIPSKENKKFLGAIWSSTIFKNRAPKDKAAFTIFVGGARNPEFKVSDVDEKITEVLKEFHEIMGIKTQPILLQWKFWNKAIPQYNLGYVEHENYFDQFEKNNPGIFLSGNFRGGISVGDCIKSSYANFEKVNDYLDKI, from the coding sequence ATGAAAGATAAAAAAGTTACAATACTTGGCGCCGGAATATCCGGTTTGGCAACCGCTCATTGGTTAGAAAAAGATGGATACGACGTTACTATTCTTGAACAGAATTCAGAAGCAGGCGGCGCAATGCAGACAAAAGTTGTTGATGATTTCCTTATCGATTTTGGTCCGAACAGCGGATTGGAAACTACGCCGAAAATTAGGGAAATAGTAAATGAAATAGGGTTGGCAAATGAAATGATCTATGCTAACGAAGAAGGAAATATAAGATACATTTTAAAGAACAATAAACTTTTGGCATTGCCTACTTCCCCGATTAAATTTTTGCGGACAAAATTATTTTCAGTTCAGGCAAAGTTAAGAATTTTGAAAGAGCCGTTTATTGGAAAATCTCAAGATGGCTATTACCAAAGTATAGCAGAGTTTGTTGAACGAAGACTGGGAAAAGAATTTTTAGATAATGCTATTGATCCATTTGTATCCGGAGTATTTGCCGGCGACCCTACAAAATTAAGCGTCAAATCCGCGTTTCCAAAACTTTATAGATTGGAAGAAGTATATGGCGGTTTAATAAAAGGAATGTTCAAAGGAGCCAAGGAAAGAAAAAGAAGTAATGAAGAATCAAAACAAAGCGCGAAAATGTTTTCATTCAAATACGGAATGCAAAGCTTTCCAAAAGCAATTGCCAAAAACATAAAGGGACGTATTTTTTATAATTGCATAATAGAAAATATTGTAAAAAATAATAACAAAGTTATTGTTGAACTTGAGCAAAACGGCATAAAAGGTAAAATAACAAGTGACGCTTTAATTTCAACTATTCCCTCACATAGATTAGTGAAAATTTCTCACATGTTTGATTCGGAACTTACCAAACATTTGAATGAAATTTACTATCCGCCGGTTTTGGTTTTGTTTTTGGGATATGAAATAAAATCAATTACACAAAAATTAGATGGTTTTGGATTTTTAATTCCATCAAAAGAAAATAAAAAATTTTTGGGCGCCATCTGGAGTTCTACAATTTTTAAAAATAGAGCCCCGAAAGATAAAGCGGCTTTTACAATATTCGTTGGCGGAGCGAGAAATCCGGAGTTTAAAGTGTCGGATGTTGATGAGAAAATTACGGAAGTCTTAAAAGAATTTCACGAAATTATGGGAATAAAGACTCAGCCAATTTTATTGCAATGGAAATTCTGGAACAAGGCAATTCCCCAATATAATTTGGGTTATGTAGAGCATGAAAATTATTTTGATCAATTTGAGAAAAATAATCCCGGTATATTTTTAAGCGGAAATTTCAGAGGAGGTATTTCGGTTGGCGATTGTATAAAAAGTTCTTACGCCAATTTTGAAAAAGTTAATGATTATTTGGATAAGATTTAA
- the hemN gene encoding oxygen-independent coproporphyrinogen III oxidase encodes MFDINLDLVKKYDRPGPRYTSYPTAPQFHENFTHKEYLNELIRTNNTEDPNDISLYFHIPYCDTLCYFCGCNMIISRNRERINKYISYLKNEIDLLRTYIKPGRKVAQIHWGGGTPTHLLPDEITDLISYINGNFNFVENPENGCEIDPRELTYEHLSALRKGGFNRISMGVQDFNPKVQKAVNRIQPEELTRKVVDWVRELKFKSINLDLIYGLPFQSVPEFEKTIESIIDISPDRIALFNYAHVPWMKKHMELIKPEDLPSPEEKLQILKMSAAKLSQAGYVFIGMDHFAKPDDELSAALTEKKLYRNFQGYSTNAGTDLYALGITSISQFGNIYSQNLKTEKEYFSALDEGIFPVAKGYSMNQDDIIRKEVIMKIMCDFELDFAQIENKFGINFDEYFKFGLSNLSELVEDNLIKLENRKIIVSEMGRLLVRNIAINFDGFIERKTDTAKYSRTV; translated from the coding sequence ATGTTTGATATAAATTTAGACTTAGTAAAAAAATATGATAGACCCGGTCCAAGATACACAAGTTATCCGACCGCGCCGCAATTTCATGAAAATTTCACTCATAAAGAATATTTAAATGAGTTGATACGAACGAACAATACAGAAGATCCAAATGATATTTCTCTTTATTTTCATATTCCTTATTGCGATACACTTTGTTATTTCTGCGGCTGCAATATGATTATATCCAGAAACAGAGAAAGAATAAATAAATATATAAGTTATCTTAAAAATGAAATTGATTTGCTTCGCACTTATATTAAACCAGGAAGAAAAGTCGCCCAAATCCATTGGGGCGGCGGAACACCGACTCACCTTTTGCCGGATGAAATTACTGATTTAATTTCTTATATAAACGGTAATTTTAATTTTGTTGAAAATCCCGAAAATGGATGCGAAATCGATCCCCGGGAATTAACTTATGAACATCTTTCGGCTTTGCGGAAAGGCGGATTTAACAGAATCAGTATGGGTGTGCAAGACTTTAATCCAAAAGTTCAAAAAGCGGTTAATAGAATTCAGCCCGAAGAATTAACGAGGAAAGTTGTTGACTGGGTAAGAGAACTGAAATTTAAAAGCATAAATTTAGATTTGATTTATGGACTTCCCTTTCAATCTGTTCCAGAGTTTGAAAAAACAATTGAAAGTATAATTGATATTTCTCCGGATAGAATTGCGCTGTTTAATTATGCTCACGTTCCATGGATGAAAAAACATATGGAATTAATTAAACCAGAAGATTTACCTTCTCCCGAAGAAAAATTGCAGATCTTAAAAATGTCGGCCGCCAAACTATCACAAGCCGGTTATGTGTTTATTGGGATGGACCATTTTGCTAAACCTGACGATGAACTTTCTGCAGCATTGACCGAAAAAAAATTATATAGAAATTTTCAAGGATACAGCACAAATGCCGGAACCGATTTGTATGCTTTGGGAATTACAAGCATCAGTCAATTTGGTAATATATACTCACAAAACTTAAAGACCGAAAAAGAATATTTTTCAGCTTTGGATGAAGGAATTTTTCCGGTTGCGAAGGGTTATTCCATGAATCAAGATGATATTATACGCAAAGAAGTTATAATGAAAATTATGTGCGATTTTGAATTGGACTTTGCTCAAATTGAAAATAAATTCGGAATTAATTTTGATGAATACTTTAAATTTGGTTTGTCGAATTTATCCGAATTGGTTGAAGATAATTTAATAAAATTAGAAAATAGAAAAATAATAGTATCGGAAATGGGAAGATTATTGGTAAGAAATATTGCCATAAATTTTGACGGATTTATTGAAAGAAAAACCGATACTGCTAAATATTCTCGAACAGTTTAA
- a CDS encoding uroporphyrinogen decarboxylase: protein MTKLVNDIFLKACRKENIERTPIWIMRQAGRYLPEYRSVRAKADFLTMCRTPEIAAEVTIQPIDILGVDAAIIFSDILVIPEAMGMELIMHEGKGPIFPSPIQTENDFEKLKLIDPALELKYVLDAVSLTKKELNGRVPLIGFSGSPWTLLTYMVEGGGSKSFSKIKKLIYSNPKLAHKLLDKLSIVIAEYLSAKIEAGADAVQIFDTWAGILSQSDFNEFVLPYITKIISNIKKTNEPIIYFPKGVHYNLESLAGCGADVLGFDWTMNLGEIREKVNDKVALQGNMDPTVLYAEEEKIRLEAVKVLRSFGKGNGHIFNLGHGILPDISPENAKKLVQIVKEESVKFHE from the coding sequence TTGACAAAATTAGTGAATGATATATTTTTGAAAGCCTGCAGAAAAGAAAACATTGAAAGAACACCAATTTGGATAATGCGTCAAGCAGGAAGATATTTACCGGAATATAGATCAGTAAGAGCCAAAGCCGATTTTTTAACAATGTGCAGAACCCCGGAAATAGCTGCGGAAGTTACAATTCAACCAATAGATATTTTAGGTGTTGATGCTGCAATTATTTTTTCAGATATTTTGGTAATACCCGAAGCAATGGGAATGGAATTAATTATGCATGAAGGAAAAGGACCTATATTCCCTTCTCCGATTCAAACCGAAAATGATTTTGAAAAATTAAAATTGATTGATCCCGCCTTAGAATTAAAATATGTTTTAGACGCTGTTTCACTCACCAAAAAAGAATTAAATGGTAGAGTTCCATTAATTGGTTTCAGCGGTTCACCATGGACTTTGCTAACATACATGGTTGAAGGCGGAGGTTCTAAATCATTTTCAAAGATCAAAAAATTAATTTATTCAAATCCGAAACTGGCGCATAAATTATTGGATAAGCTTTCAATTGTTATCGCGGAATATTTATCCGCTAAAATTGAAGCTGGTGCAGACGCGGTTCAAATTTTTGATACTTGGGCGGGGATTTTATCTCAATCGGATTTTAATGAATTTGTTCTGCCTTATATAACTAAAATTATTTCAAACATTAAAAAAACTAATGAACCGATAATTTACTTTCCAAAAGGAGTTCATTATAATTTAGAAAGTTTAGCAGGCTGCGGCGCAGATGTTTTAGGTTTCGATTGGACGATGAATTTGGGCGAGATACGAGAAAAAGTAAATGATAAAGTTGCGCTTCAAGGCAATATGGATCCAACTGTTTTATATGCCGAAGAAGAAAAAATAAGATTGGAAGCTGTAAAAGTATTGCGATCTTTTGGTAAAGGAAACGGGCATATTTTCAATTTAGGTCACGGAATTCTTCCGGATATTTCTCCGGAAAATGCTAAAAAATTAGTTCAGATAGTTAAGGAAGAAAGCGTAAAATTTCACGAATAA
- the hemL gene encoding glutamate-1-semialdehyde 2,1-aminomutase, with the protein MNISQSEKLFEEAKRYIPGGVNSPVRAFKSVGGTPLFIKEGIGSHFVDVDGNDYIDYIGSWGPHLFGHNPEFIISALSNAIKKGTSFGAPTEIEIKMAELITELVPSVEKIRMVNSGTEATMSAIRAARGFTNKDKFIKFEGCYHGHADYFLIKAGSGALTLGVPTSPGVTVGNAADTLVAEFNNINSIKDLISKNKNEIAAVIIEAIAGNMGVVKSDDNFIKELRAICDEEKIVLIFDEVMTGFRVARGGAQEVFGITPDLSTFGKIIGGGLPVGAFGGKAEIMNKIAPSGPIYQAGTLSGNPLAMNAGFAALSYIKENPNIYNLLEEKSAYLETGFKENLNKLGKNYAMNRVGSMMCMFFTEGKVNDFNSAVKSDTQLYGKYFHKMLENGVYLAPAQFEALFVSTVHTKEDLDKTISAHFNSLFDIINKNS; encoded by the coding sequence ATGAATATTTCTCAAAGTGAAAAATTATTTGAAGAAGCAAAAAGATATATTCCCGGAGGAGTTAATTCTCCAGTCCGCGCATTTAAATCCGTAGGCGGAACTCCATTATTTATTAAGGAAGGAATTGGTTCACATTTTGTTGATGTTGATGGAAATGATTACATAGATTATATAGGAAGCTGGGGACCGCATTTATTCGGACACAATCCCGAATTCATTATTTCAGCATTAAGTAATGCAATTAAAAAAGGAACAAGTTTCGGCGCGCCGACAGAAATTGAAATTAAAATGGCGGAATTAATTACTGAGCTTGTGCCCTCTGTTGAAAAAATTAGAATGGTAAACAGCGGAACAGAAGCGACAATGTCCGCAATTCGTGCAGCGAGAGGATTTACAAATAAAGATAAATTTATAAAATTTGAAGGCTGTTATCACGGTCATGCAGATTATTTTTTAATCAAAGCCGGCTCCGGCGCTTTAACTCTTGGCGTTCCTACAAGTCCGGGTGTAACAGTTGGAAATGCCGCCGATACCTTGGTCGCTGAATTTAATAATATCAATTCGATAAAAGATTTAATTTCAAAAAATAAAAATGAAATAGCCGCTGTAATTATTGAAGCAATAGCCGGAAATATGGGAGTTGTAAAATCTGATGATAATTTTATAAAAGAATTGCGCGCTATTTGTGATGAGGAAAAGATTGTATTAATATTTGATGAAGTAATGACCGGCTTTAGGGTTGCCAGAGGAGGAGCTCAAGAAGTTTTTGGTATTACTCCCGATCTTTCAACATTCGGTAAAATAATAGGCGGAGGTTTACCGGTCGGCGCATTTGGCGGAAAAGCTGAAATAATGAATAAAATTGCTCCATCTGGACCAATATATCAAGCCGGAACATTAAGCGGAAATCCGCTTGCCATGAACGCGGGATTTGCCGCTTTATCATATATAAAAGAAAATCCAAATATTTACAATTTACTTGAAGAGAAATCGGCTTATTTGGAAACAGGCTTTAAAGAAAATCTAAATAAATTAGGTAAAAATTATGCGATGAACAGAGTTGGTTCAATGATGTGCATGTTTTTTACCGAAGGAAAAGTTAATGATTTTAATTCTGCCGTAAAATCCGATACTCAGCTTTACGGAAAGTATTTTCATAAAATGCTGGAAAACGGAGTTTATTTGGCTCCGGCTCAGTTTGAAGCTTTATTTGTTTCAACGGTTCATACAAAAGAAGATTTAGACAAAACTATTTCTGCACATTTTAATTCTTTATTTGATATTATAAACAAGAATTCATAA